One Burkholderia sp. PAMC 26561 genomic window carries:
- a CDS encoding SDR family oxidoreductase encodes MKVLLIGANGRTGRHVARQLRAASLPFKVLLRKSTQRGEFAALGAQIVLGDLTHDFSHAFDDVTHVVYAAGSAESEGVNEERAIDRDAVQRTADYAKRRRTQQLVVISAISAYWPESSTLQLKHYSKMKREADDYVQASGVPYVILRPGALSDETGRGTIALATDRNASTLQVSRDDVARVTVACITRGVRDEVIGFVGGDTPIDVALDTVQTAPTSR; translated from the coding sequence TGAAAGTCCTGCTCATCGGCGCAAATGGCCGCACCGGGCGTCACGTTGCCCGGCAACTGCGTGCCGCATCTCTTCCTTTCAAGGTACTGCTGCGCAAATCGACGCAACGCGGTGAGTTCGCGGCGCTCGGCGCGCAAATCGTGCTGGGCGATCTGACGCACGATTTCTCCCATGCCTTCGATGACGTCACGCACGTCGTTTACGCGGCGGGATCGGCGGAAAGCGAAGGCGTGAACGAGGAACGCGCGATCGACCGCGACGCCGTTCAACGCACGGCCGACTACGCCAAACGCCGCCGCACGCAGCAACTCGTGGTGATCAGCGCGATCTCGGCGTATTGGCCGGAATCAAGCACGCTCCAACTCAAGCACTACTCGAAGATGAAACGCGAAGCCGACGATTACGTGCAGGCAAGCGGCGTACCGTATGTCATCTTGCGTCCGGGGGCGCTATCCGATGAAACCGGCCGGGGCACGATCGCGCTCGCAACCGATCGCAACGCCAGTACGTTGCAGGTGTCACGCGACGACGTGGCGCGCGTGACAGTGGCGTGCATTACCCGCGGCGTGCGCGACGAGGTGATCGGTTTTGTCGGTGGCGACACGCCCATAGACGTGGCGCTCGACACCGTTCAGACCGCGCCGACCAGCCGGTAG